In Pseudomonas sp. ADAK2, the genomic window CTGAAGGCCAGGTTGAGCAGGATGAACGGGTACAGGTCAAAGTGCGCCACGCCGAACAGATTCAGGCAGACCCACAGCACCACGATCAGGGTTTGCGCACCAAGAAACGTCGGGGTGCCGAAGAACCGCGCAAACGCCTCGGCGCGCAGGGCGAATTTGTCGTTGCCGAAGGTCGGCGCCAGGTGAGCGTGAGGGCGATGGAAGCGCAGGTGATCGACAGGGGCGGCGGGCTTGGTGTCGGGCTTGGTTGAATTCATGGTGCGCTCGGCAGGGAATCGGGACTTGGGGTCACTATAGTCCTGCGCAGGCGTCGGTTGTCTGAATCAATGTTGAATGGCTCGACGCCATACTGATCTTGTTGCGACCGGTGTTTTTCGCGGTGTAAAGGGCTTTGTCGGCGTCGTTGAGCCAGGTAATCGCGTCGGCGAAAGGCGTTTGGTACGCGGCCAGGCCGATGCTCAGCTTGATGCGCAGTTCGGGCACGTGCGGGTGGCGATATTCGTTGAGCACTTCGCGCAAACGTTCCATTGCTTCCCTGGCTTGCTGCAACGACATGTTCGGCAGGATCACGCAGAACTCGTCACCGCCATAGCGGCCGGCCAGATCGCTTTCACGCAGGGTGCGCTTGAGTTCCACGCTCAATTGCCGCAGCACCGTATCGCCGACGATATGCCCGTAGGTGTCGTTGATCGCCTTGAAGTGATCGATGTCGATCAGGGCAATCACCGACGCACCCTGATTCTGCAGGCACTGCTGGAACTTGACGTGCAGCAGGTCCTTCCAGGCGCCGTGGTTGAGCAGGCCGGTCAAACTGTCCGTGCGGCTCAAGGCGCTCAAGGTGCGC contains:
- a CDS encoding diguanylate cyclase, whose protein sequence is MENQRGKGLSFARRIYMPRTVGLGIGCICVTAALYPLNMPGWVWVLMLLNGFVWPHLAYQMATRSPFPYQAERRNIIGDSLCGGFWAAAAQFNPIVTVTILSMMTMNNVAAGGPRLFLYGALAQMVGVIIAWLVFGIGFTPTATPIQVWACLPSLTLYPLAVGMVCYRLAFKLAEHKRTLSALSRTDSLTGLLNHGAWKDLLHVKFQQCLQNQGASVIALIDIDHFKAINDTYGHIVGDTVLRQLSVELKRTLRESDLAGRYGGDEFCVILPNMSLQQAREAMERLREVLNEYRHPHVPELRIKLSIGLAAYQTPFADAITWLNDADKALYTAKNTGRNKISMASSHSTLIQTTDACAGL